A single window of Aspergillus oryzae RIB40 DNA, chromosome 8 DNA harbors:
- a CDS encoding uncharacterized protein (predicted protein), whose protein sequence is MGVKEDRILLSFWPPCTTFFSVGLPLIFVLFSDSSSPYTLAGKALGWGRSCTAPTPYSVFLLDTLKDQPFRCADELRNETIESQITWTFFRQKNVVMGLLAIIPAFVVSLDATHFNNPGLLPLIEPLQKDPGSTPSRSNQEEVSASAMCNKEGLAARRTLYRHRLLFHYYRIFNGHLDKPHLQALRDPIILPRQHLVDRAGRHWNGDVMTLKGALVRMVRYWPHLPDTRGIECPGEFTDAELKGFAEKGQMLFDLNKLVNYWRDEISINEDGWVSNDLYEDAVRKAAQRKESLVEAAEGDEQDIRLLKEGGMFRDREEID, encoded by the exons ATGGGTGTGAAAGAGGATAGGAtactcctttctttttggccCCCGTGCACAACCTTCTTTAGTGTGGGTCTGCCTCTGatcttcgtcctcttttCTGACTCATCTTCACCCTATACCTTGGCTGGTAAGGCTCTTGGATGGGGGCGCAGTTGCACAGCACCCAcgccatactccgtattctTGTTGGATACCCTCAAAGATCAACCCTTTCGGTGTGCAGATGAACTGCGAAATGAAACAATTGAGAGCCAAATTACATGGACATTTTTCCGTCAGAAAAACGTTGTCATGGGACTCCTAGCCATTATTCCTGCTTTCGTAGTCAGCCTCGATGCAACTCATTTTAATA ATCCTGGCCTCTTGCCCCTAATAGAGCCTCTCCAAAAAGATCCTGGCTCTACTCCTTCCAGATCGAATCAAGAGGAAGTGAGTGCGAGTGCAATGTGCAATAAGGAAGGGCTT GCTGCCCGAAGAACACTTTATCGACAccgtctcctcttccactACTACCGCATATTCAACGGCCACCTGGATAAACCACATTTGCAGGCTCTTCGAGACCCTATTATTTTGCCCCGTCAACATCTCGTAGATAGGGCGGGCAGGCATTGGAATGGAGACGTCATGACTCTAAAGGGGGCGCTGGTTCGAATGGTTCGCTACTGGCCTCACTTGCCCGACACAAGAGGGATAGAGTGTCCGGGGGAGTTCACAGATGCAGAATTGAAAGGGTTCGCCGAGAAAGGGCAAATGTTGTTTGACTTGAACAAACTTGTGAACTACTGGCGGGACGAAATTAGCATCAATGAGGATGGTTGGGTGAGCAATGATCTATACGAAGATGCGGTTCGGAAAGCCGCCCAGCGAAAGGAATCTCTCGTCGAAGCTGCCGAGGGTGATGAGCAGGACATTCGTCTTTTAAAAGAGGGAGGGATGTTTAGGGATCgtgaagagattgattga
- a CDS encoding uncharacterized protein (predicted protein) has protein sequence MWNFNIFRQLVTSQSLLCPDQMPGWQGNAEKVRELIARYISADVTSIALLRDTTEGLNSFIRSISFKPGDKRVWLSRPMQRPSPPFVDGRTRAIGLSALRLYRIHVLVNMTQQAGFAAVDVMHLNVSAAAFEADSSPPIVGYGAVSTIRGDLLALYLQSPFYGELHDLSQIILQAIFTCQVVLLFIHAGKFKLRVDDPRSTSKVNYVESWKPIGHRGGRNLSTDVLDTHNAYRAVCHLVHRHYTMSRTEPTSLFGSRPGNHALGISIVVFMSIALYNAVELVVLIPLSFHRYSSLYFWALMTSTVLGVIPATIGPSLQFFDLIPLWLSMVLSNLGFIMMVPNQSVVLYSRLHLVSQNKLVLAFVRWLIIWSLLTIVVPTIVLNVGSSYMPQSLPWVQGFEAMERIQVTWFAVQETCISLIYIWYTICMIRLSPDEDKRRHKILYELVIINIMAIVMDISLVILEYLGFYFTQVIFKATVYSIKLKLEFAVLSMLVSIVHPPRSSVATWGTNCTVSTFS, from the exons ATGTGGAACTTCAATATTTTCCGTCAGCTC GTCACCTCACAGTCTCTGCTTTGCCCTGATCAAATGCCTGGTTGGCAAGGAAATGCTGAGAAGGTCCGGGAACTGATCGCTCGATACATCAGTGCCGATGTTACATCGATTGCTCTCTTGCGTGACACGACCGAAGGCCTGAACAGCTTTATCCGCAGTATCAGTTTCAAGCCAGGAGACAA ACGGGTATGGTTGTCGCGGCCAATGCAGAGACCTTCGCCCCCGTTTGTTGATGGCCGAACTCGCGCCATCGGCCTCAGTGCCCTTAGGCTCTATA GGATTCATGTCCTTGTGAATATGACACAGCAGGCTGGTTTTGCGGCAGTTGATGTCATGCATCTAAATGTTTCGGCAGCGGCGTTTG aagccgaTTCCTCTCCTCCCATCGTTGGGTACGGAGCTGTGTCAACTATCCGGGGTGATCTGCTGGCCCTCTA TCTTCAATCGCCTTTTTATGGAGAGCTACACGACTTGTCTCAGATCATACTACAGGCAATCTTCACCTGCCAGGTTGTGTTACTATTTATCCATGCTGGGAAATTTAAGCTTAGAGTTGATGAC CCCAGGAGCACTAGCAAAGTGAATTATGTTGAAAGTTGGAAACCTATTGGCCACAGAGG CGGCCGGAACCTGAGTACTG ATGTGTTGGACACCCACAATGCCTACCGTGCTGTTTGTCACCTCGTCCACCGCCATTATACCATGTCCCGCACAGAGCCGACCTCGCTGTTTGGCTCTCGTCCGGGGAACCACGCTCTAGGAATCAGCATTGTCGTGTTCATGTCCATCGCCCTCTATAATGCCGTCGAGCTGGTCGTGCTCATCCCGCTAAGCTTCCACCGCTACAGCAGTTTATATTTCTGGGCGCTGATGACATCCACTGTGCTCGGTGTTATCCCCGCAACTATCGGACCGTCCTTGCAGTTCTTCGATCTCATACCGCTATGGCTGAGTATGGTGTTGTCGAATCTTGGGTTTATAATGATGGTCCCGAATCAATCTGTGGTGCTCTACTCACGGCTACACTTGGTGTCACAAAATAAACTGGTCCTTGCCTTCGTGCGCTGGTTGATAATATGGAGTCTGCTCACGATCGTTGTTCCAACAATAGTGTTGAACGTCGGCTCGAGCTACATGCCACAGTCGCTTCCATGGGTGCAGGGATTCGAGGCTATGGAACGGATCCAGGTAACCTGGTTTGCCGTGCAGGAGACCTGCATTTCcctaatatatatctggTACACTATTTGCATGATTCGACTTAGTCCAGACGAAGATAAACGACGACACAAAATTCTGTACGAGCTGGTGATTATCAACATCATGGCCATTGTCATGGATATATCGCTCGTGATCCTCGAGTACCTAGGGTTTTATTTTACGCAGGTTATCTTCAAGGCTACGGTTTACAGCATAAAGCTGAAGCTTGAGTTCGCTGTGCTGAGCATGCTGGTCTCTATTGTGCATCCGCCTAGGTCCAGCGTGGCCACATGGGGAACTAACTGCACCGTGTCAACTTTCTCCTAG